In one Paramormyrops kingsleyae isolate MSU_618 chromosome 18, PKINGS_0.4, whole genome shotgun sequence genomic region, the following are encoded:
- the LOC111852154 gene encoding olfactory receptor 52D1-like produces MSHLYMFAQCLPFCLLVTHLIINISDVGIIVIIMERSLQQPMYLLFCNLSVNDILGNTNILPQIMSDLVSTDRSISYVECVTQAFCNHTSATAAHTILMIGLTIHLKLCRSLIVNMYCNNASLFKLSCQDVTINNIYGLAFTVVLLTSSMGSIASLTYIDRIVTICVTRKNKELNSKALQTCTSHLVFYMIMLWTGFLSIILHRIQIGTSYRNLAVQGPRLLPALPVLSLHHCL; encoded by the exons AtgtctcacctgtatatgtttGCCCAGTGTTTACCCTTCTGCTTATTGGTTACGCACCTGATAATCAATATTAGCGATGTGGGAATCATTGTCATAATCATGGAAAGGAGTTTACAGCAGCCCATGTACCTTTTATTCTGCAACTTGTCTGTCAATGATATTCTGGGGAACACTAACATTCTGCCTCAAATCATGTCAGACCTTGTCTCAACAGACAGAAGCATTAGTTATGTTGAGTGTGTCACTCAAGCATTCTGTAATCACACGTCTGCTACTGCTGCACACACAATACTGATGATC GGACTCACCATACATCTTAAACTTTGCAGGTCACTTATTGTAAACATGTACTGTAATAATGCATCTCTGTTTAAGCTCTCCTGCCAGGATGTCACCATCAACAACATTTATGGCCTGGCTTTCACAGTGGTTCTTCTGACATCTTCAATGGGCAGCATAGCCT CCCTTACTTACATAGACAGAATCGTTACAATTTGTGTCACCAGGAAAAATAAGGAGCTCAACAGCAAGGCACTGCAAACTTGCACCAGCCACTTAGTCTTCTATATGATCATGTTGTGGACTGGCTTTCTCAGCATAATTTTACATCGCATTCAAATTGGCACAAGCTACCGGAATCTTGCAg TCCAGGGCCCCAGGCTattgcctgccctgcctgtcctgtcgCTGCACCACTGCCTGTGA
- the LOC111852187 gene encoding olfactory receptor 52K2-like — protein MKFNESKNPSIISMEPLGLSPSAVYPMFLLGLTTYCLILVFNLTLILTIALNRQLHKPMFLLLINLPIYDVMGATAFYPQLIDSILTQDRTISQPACFLQAVIVHLYGGGSIYILTIMAYDRYVAICLPLRYNAIMSLNLVAKLITVAWLYNFTTVAAVFILLARFRFCRSAITDMYCNNPSLMKLVCEDVSINNYYGLIASIFNETISLCAVVITYVQILLTCLLNKHADAKSKAIRTCATHLVVFVLYELTTLFTIVSHRFNEVSAFLRRSFGVSFLVFPPILNPLIYGLNTREIRMKVINYIRKKASILLPQRQVNVS, from the coding sequence ATGAAGTTCAACGAATCAAAAAATCCTTCCATCATCTCCATGGAACCTCTGGGCTTGTCTCCATCAGCCGTCTATCCAATGTTCCTTCTTGGACTGACAACCTACTGCCTCATACTGGTCTTCAATCTCACCCTCATCCTCACCATCGCCCTAAACAGGCAGCTGCACAAGCCCATGTTCTTGCTGCTCATCAACCTGCCCATCTATGATGTCATGGGAGCCACTGCCTTCTACCCTCAGCTGATTGACAGCATCCTGACCCAGGATCGCACCATCTCCCAGCCAGCGTGTTTCCTCCAGGCAGTGATAGTGCACCTGTATGGAGGTGGTAGCATATACATTCTGACTATTATGGCATATGACAGGTATGTCGCCATCTGCCTTCCTCTGAGGTACAATGCAATCATGTCCCTGAATCTTGTGGCAAAGCTTATCACTGTTGCATGGCTTTATAACTTTACTACTGTTGCAGCTGTTTTCATCCTGCTTGCACGATTCAGGTTCTGCCGGTCAGCCATCACAGACATGTACTGTAACAATCCCTCTTTGATGAAACTGGTCTGTGAGGATGTAAGCATTAATAACTATTATGGCTTGATCGCCTCCATTTTTAATGAGACGATTTCGCTATGTGCAGTGGTGATCACTTATGTTCAGATTCTGCTTACCTGTCTTCTCAACAAACATGCTGATGCCAAGAGTAAGGCCATCAGGACTTGTGCCACACATTTAGTGGTCTTTGTCCTTTATGAGCTCACCACCTTGTTTACTATTGTGTCGCATCGATTCAATGAGGTGTCGGCTTTTCTGAGGAGATCTTTCGGAGTTTCATTTTTGGTTTTTCCTCCCATCCTTAACCCCCTTATATATGGCCTCAACACACGTGAAATTCGAATGAAAGTAATTAATTATATAAGAAAAAAAGCATCTATTTTACTCCCACAGAGACAAGTAAATGTTTCATAA